The Gammaproteobacteria bacterium genome has a segment encoding these proteins:
- a CDS encoding aromatic ring-hydroxylating dioxygenase subunit alpha encodes MYINFWYIAAQSGEVKFGTDRPLKVMMLGHHFALWRDSKGKVRCISDTCTHRGGSMGDGRVRGDCVECPYHGWTFDGDGNCVRLPSLGPNAKIPERTRIDSYPVEEKYGLIWVFLGDLPEAERPPIIEIAEYGDPQWRTIILSADWNIDYKRSIENTIDPAHNEFTHPTHGFLGVREDYHVEDFKVEDTAWGSGFHNKMFAPTLAQRDMNEASGRTGGAWIDGGVGHHGPHCTWVQIHASEKMMLHNYLLHTPIHETLDRWYLIAARNNLLDSRYDSTFADRSAFIAGQDLYVLDPVRPKITPRKNSNEFFVPADKAVARYRDYCRTWEERGWRIDVQKFRSDYERVAYAIPSPARRQHKGWVLQAVPMLPATNAAAEARQA; translated from the coding sequence ATGTACATCAATTTCTGGTATATCGCGGCCCAGTCCGGCGAGGTGAAGTTCGGCACTGACAGGCCACTGAAGGTCATGATGCTCGGCCACCACTTTGCGCTCTGGCGCGACAGCAAGGGCAAGGTGCGCTGCATCAGCGATACCTGCACGCACCGCGGCGGCTCCATGGGCGACGGACGCGTGCGCGGGGACTGCGTCGAGTGCCCGTACCACGGCTGGACCTTCGACGGGGACGGCAATTGCGTGCGCCTGCCCTCGCTCGGGCCCAATGCCAAGATCCCCGAACGCACCCGCATCGACTCTTATCCGGTCGAGGAGAAGTACGGGCTGATCTGGGTGTTCCTCGGCGATCTGCCGGAAGCAGAGCGCCCTCCGATCATCGAGATCGCTGAGTACGGTGACCCGCAGTGGCGCACGATCATCCTGTCGGCCGACTGGAACATCGACTACAAGCGTTCGATCGAAAACACGATCGACCCGGCGCACAATGAGTTCACCCATCCGACCCACGGCTTCCTCGGCGTGCGCGAGGACTACCACGTCGAGGACTTCAAGGTGGAGGACACCGCGTGGGGCAGCGGTTTCCACAACAAGATGTTTGCGCCGACACTGGCACAGCGCGACATGAACGAGGCATCGGGCCGTACCGGTGGGGCGTGGATCGACGGTGGCGTCGGTCACCACGGGCCGCACTGCACCTGGGTGCAGATCCACGCCTCCGAGAAGATGATGCTGCACAACTACCTGCTGCACACGCCGATCCACGAGACGCTCGATCGCTGGTACCTGATCGCCGCCCGCAACAACCTGCTCGACTCCCGCTACGACTCGACTTTTGCCGACCGCAGCGCGTTCATCGCCGGGCAGGATCTATACGTGCTCGACCCGGTGCGGCCGAAGATCACGCCACGCAAGAACTCCAACGAGTTCTTCGTGCCGGCGGACAAGGCGGTGGCACGCTACCGCGACTACTGCCGGACCTGGGAGGAACGCGGCTGGCGCATCGACGTGCAGAAGTTCCGCTCCGACTACGAGCGGGTCGCCTACGCGATTCCGAGTCCGGCGCGACGGCAGCACAAGGGCTGGGTGCTCCAGGCGGTGCCGATGCTGCCGGCCACGAACGCCGCGGCCGAGGCGCGCCAGGCCTGA
- a CDS encoding glutathione S-transferase family protein — protein MAQIELFSFAACPYAQRTRMVLIEKGVDFELREIDVFNRPAWFHEVSPYGKVPVLRHEGRVVYESAIINQYLDEVFPQPPLLPADPWGRAQARIWMDYCETRFLPAAHRLMAERGQGEKLAGNRDKLAEVMRFMEQEGLRKLGPGPCWIGSEPSLVDFQYLPFFERFAVYEELAGATWPAECTRLCEWYETMGRRRSFIETRHTLDFHLEQQRRLTDARRASAAPGTPGQT, from the coding sequence ATGGCGCAGATCGAACTGTTCAGCTTCGCGGCCTGTCCCTATGCGCAGCGCACACGCATGGTGCTGATCGAAAAGGGCGTCGATTTCGAACTACGCGAAATCGACGTCTTCAACCGTCCGGCGTGGTTTCACGAAGTCTCGCCCTACGGCAAGGTACCCGTGCTGCGCCATGAAGGGCGGGTCGTGTACGAGTCGGCCATCATCAACCAGTACCTGGACGAAGTGTTTCCGCAGCCGCCGTTGCTGCCGGCTGATCCCTGGGGCCGCGCCCAGGCGCGCATCTGGATGGACTACTGCGAGACGCGCTTCCTGCCCGCGGCCCACCGGCTGATGGCCGAGCGTGGCCAGGGCGAGAAGCTCGCCGGGAATCGCGACAAGCTCGCTGAAGTGATGCGCTTCATGGAACAGGAGGGATTGCGCAAGCTCGGCCCGGGCCCCTGCTGGATCGGCAGCGAACCGTCCCTGGTGGATTTCCAGTACCTGCCGTTCTTCGAGCGTTTCGCGGTGTACGAAGAACTTGCCGGCGCAACCTGGCCCGCCGAGTGCACGCGGCTGTGCGAGTGGTACGAGACGATGGGCCGGCGCAGAAGCTTCATCGAGACCCGCCACACCCTGGATTTCCACCTCGAGCAGCAACGTCGGCTCACCGATGCGCGCCGCGCCTCCGCTGCACCCGGAACTCCCGGACAGACCTGA
- a CDS encoding class I SAM-dependent rRNA methyltransferase — protein MTNAGAPNELPELRLKRGEERRIEAGHLWVFSNEVDTGQTPLAAFTPGALARVVSARDRFLGHAGVNPHALICARILSRDAARPPGRELLHSRLRNALGLRERLYPQPFYRLVFGEGDELPGLVLDRYGDVIVGQTATAAMEAMKADIVAAVAEVIAPAQFIWKNDGGARDLEGLPAYVEGADATAVPDQVLVEENGVRFRVPLAEGQKTGWFFDQAANRRAFLKYVPGRRVLDVFSYAGAWGLAAARAGAADVLCVDSSATALAATAAAAADNGLAVRTRRDDAFEALAALHSAGERFDVIVLDPPAFIKRKKQIPKGEAAYRKLNQLGLRLLARDGILVSSSCSWHLPADDLMLAIQKAARHENRFVQVLEAGGQAPDHPIHPAIPETRYLKAFFCRVL, from the coding sequence ATGACCAATGCCGGCGCGCCCAATGAACTCCCCGAGTTGCGCCTCAAGCGCGGCGAAGAGCGGCGTATCGAGGCCGGACACCTCTGGGTCTTCTCCAACGAGGTGGACACGGGCCAGACCCCGCTGGCCGCGTTCACGCCCGGCGCCCTGGCGCGGGTGGTGTCTGCGCGCGACCGGTTCCTGGGCCATGCCGGCGTCAACCCGCACGCACTGATCTGCGCGCGCATTCTCTCGCGCGATGCCGCGCGGCCACCGGGCCGGGAACTGCTCCACTCGCGCCTGCGCAATGCTCTCGGCCTGCGTGAGCGGCTCTATCCACAACCCTTCTACCGCCTGGTGTTCGGCGAAGGCGACGAGCTTCCCGGGCTGGTGCTCGACCGGTACGGTGATGTCATCGTCGGCCAGACTGCCACCGCAGCGATGGAGGCCATGAAGGCGGACATCGTCGCAGCAGTTGCCGAGGTGATTGCGCCTGCGCAGTTCATCTGGAAGAACGACGGTGGCGCGCGTGATCTCGAAGGACTTCCCGCCTACGTCGAGGGCGCGGATGCAACCGCGGTGCCGGATCAGGTCCTCGTCGAGGAAAACGGCGTACGCTTCCGCGTCCCGCTGGCCGAGGGCCAGAAGACCGGCTGGTTCTTCGACCAGGCAGCGAACCGGCGCGCGTTCCTGAAGTACGTGCCCGGCCGGCGCGTGCTGGATGTTTTCAGTTATGCCGGCGCCTGGGGTCTCGCGGCGGCCCGTGCCGGCGCCGCGGACGTGCTCTGCGTGGACTCATCTGCCACCGCGCTCGCAGCCACGGCGGCCGCGGCGGCGGACAACGGCCTGGCGGTCCGCACGCGCAGGGACGATGCCTTCGAAGCGCTCGCGGCACTGCATTCCGCGGGCGAACGCTTCGATGTCATCGTCCTCGATCCGCCGGCGTTCATCAAGCGCAAGAAACAGATCCCCAAGGGGGAGGCCGCCTACCGCAAGCTCAACCAGCTCGGGCTACGGCTGCTTGCGCGCGACGGGATCCTCGTCTCCAGCTCGTGCTCATGGCATCTGCCCGCCGACGATCTCATGCTCGCCATCCAGAAGGCGGCGCGTCACGAGAACCGGTTCGTGCAGGTGCTGGAAGCCGGCGGCCAGGCACCCGATCACCCCATCCACCCCGCGATCCCCGAAACGCGCTACCTCAAGGCGTTCTTCTGCCGGGTGCTGTAG
- the fusA gene encoding elongation factor G yields the protein MAAAGKIFDTKHIRNVALVGSTGSGKTTLLEAMLQRTGMIREAGSLAKGTTVSDFTAQEKRLQHSLDTAVCHAEHEGVLMNIIDTPGNPDFIGRAMSVLPGVDTAAIVINAQVGVDTVTRSLMSFAAQKKLCRLIIINRIDADGEHLEAILGDIREAFGPECLPLNLPAERGTSVADCFFELSDKKPDFSSVATAHTNIVDQVVELDEKLMQSYLEQGEELGVEQLHDSFESALRAGHLVPVCFVSAQTGAGLRQLLRILAMLMPDPTEGNPPEFLQGEGAAARVVPVRPDPAAHFVGHVFKINVDPYVGRLGVFRVHQGTVRSGDQVFIGERRKGFKVAHLYRLQGSQTSEIAQAVPGDIVAVSKVDDLHFDAVLHSSHDEDQFHLQPPGLPMPMHGVAIAPARRGDEKKLSDALHKMMAEDPSLRVEFNTHSNETVLRGVGELHVRLVLERMREEFGLEVSTQPPKIAYRETITRKAEGHSRHKKQTGGAGQFGEVYLRVEPLARGAGFEFVDEVVGGAIPGQFIPAVEKGVRQVLAEGAIAGYPLEDIRVTVYDGKHHAVDSKEVAFVSAGRKALLDAIARATPIVLEPVAKVRITAPADFVGDISGHLSGHRARINGNETASGNQVTINAEIPEAELRDYQTRLKSITGGKGSYTVSFDHYASVPPTVQKALMEAFRPRPEE from the coding sequence ATGGCAGCCGCCGGCAAGATTTTCGATACGAAGCACATCCGCAATGTCGCGCTGGTGGGCTCCACCGGGTCGGGCAAGACGACGCTGCTGGAGGCGATGCTCCAGCGCACCGGCATGATCCGCGAGGCCGGCAGCCTGGCCAAGGGCACCACGGTGTCGGACTTCACGGCGCAGGAGAAGCGACTGCAGCACTCCCTCGACACCGCCGTTTGCCACGCCGAGCATGAGGGGGTGCTGATGAACATCATCGACACCCCGGGTAACCCCGATTTCATCGGCCGCGCGATGAGTGTGCTGCCCGGCGTGGATACCGCGGCGATCGTGATCAATGCCCAGGTCGGTGTGGACACCGTGACCCGCAGCCTGATGAGTTTCGCCGCGCAGAAGAAGCTCTGCCGGCTGATCATCATCAACCGCATCGATGCGGATGGCGAACACCTCGAGGCGATACTCGGTGACATTCGCGAAGCATTCGGCCCGGAGTGCCTGCCGCTGAACCTGCCGGCGGAACGCGGGACGAGCGTGGCCGACTGTTTCTTCGAGCTGTCGGACAAGAAGCCTGACTTCTCCAGCGTGGCGACCGCCCATACCAACATCGTCGACCAGGTCGTCGAACTCGACGAGAAACTGATGCAGTCATACCTGGAGCAGGGCGAGGAGCTCGGCGTGGAGCAGTTGCACGATTCCTTCGAGAGCGCGCTGCGTGCCGGTCATCTCGTGCCGGTGTGCTTCGTCTCCGCGCAGACGGGCGCGGGCCTGCGCCAGTTGCTCCGCATACTCGCGATGCTCATGCCAGACCCGACGGAGGGCAATCCGCCGGAGTTTCTGCAGGGCGAGGGAGCGGCCGCGCGTGTCGTGCCCGTGCGGCCCGATCCGGCCGCACATTTCGTCGGCCACGTGTTCAAGATCAACGTCGACCCCTATGTCGGACGGCTCGGCGTGTTCCGGGTGCACCAGGGCACGGTCAGGTCCGGCGACCAGGTGTTCATCGGCGAGCGGCGCAAGGGGTTCAAGGTGGCGCACCTGTACCGACTGCAGGGGTCCCAGACGAGCGAGATTGCGCAGGCGGTGCCGGGCGACATCGTGGCCGTATCGAAGGTGGACGACCTGCACTTCGACGCAGTACTGCATTCGAGCCATGACGAGGACCAGTTCCACCTGCAGCCGCCCGGGCTGCCGATGCCGATGCACGGTGTGGCCATCGCGCCGGCGCGACGTGGCGACGAGAAGAAGCTGTCGGATGCCCTGCACAAGATGATGGCGGAAGACCCGAGCCTGCGTGTCGAGTTCAACACGCATTCGAACGAGACGGTGCTGCGCGGGGTAGGCGAGCTGCATGTGCGCCTGGTGCTGGAGCGAATGCGGGAGGAGTTCGGGCTGGAGGTGAGCACCCAGCCACCGAAGATCGCTTACCGGGAGACGATCACGCGCAAGGCGGAGGGCCACAGCCGCCACAAGAAACAGACCGGCGGCGCCGGCCAGTTTGGCGAGGTGTACCTGCGCGTCGAGCCGCTCGCGCGCGGCGCAGGCTTCGAGTTCGTGGACGAAGTCGTCGGTGGCGCGATCCCGGGGCAGTTCATCCCGGCAGTGGAGAAGGGAGTACGCCAGGTGCTTGCCGAGGGCGCGATTGCCGGCTACCCGCTGGAGGACATCCGCGTGACCGTCTACGACGGCAAACATCACGCGGTGGACTCCAAGGAGGTGGCCTTCGTGTCCGCCGGTCGCAAGGCCTTGCTGGACGCGATCGCCAGGGCGACACCGATCGTGCTCGAACCTGTCGCGAAAGTACGCATTACGGCGCCGGCGGATTTCGTCGGCGATATCTCCGGCCACCTTTCCGGGCATCGCGCCCGGATCAACGGCAACGAAACCGCGAGCGGCAACCAGGTCACCATCAACGCCGAGATTCCCGAAGCGGAGCTGCGCGACTACCAGACCCGCCTCAAGTCCATCACTGGCGGCAAGGGCAGCTACACGGTGAGCTTCGATCACTACGCCAGCGTACCGCCCACTGTGCAGAAAGCCCTGATGGAAGCCTTCAGGCCAAGGCCCGAGGAGTAA
- the nadS gene encoding NadS family protein, which produces MKKQLFSDLVTSVRQAGEISRGTRRPSRAFRFSTSRVKAIREATQLSQSEFALLLGVSVKTLQNWEQARRRPRGPAAALLRIVEHEPELALRALHQ; this is translated from the coding sequence GTGAAAAAGCAGCTGTTTTCGGATCTGGTGACCAGCGTCAGGCAGGCTGGTGAAATCTCGCGCGGCACGCGCAGGCCGTCGCGGGCGTTCCGATTCTCCACATCGCGTGTAAAGGCGATCCGGGAGGCCACACAGCTGTCGCAGTCAGAGTTCGCGCTATTGCTGGGCGTCAGCGTCAAGACCTTGCAGAACTGGGAACAGGCGCGGCGCCGGCCCCGTGGCCCGGCTGCAGCGCTGCTGCGTATCGTTGAGCACGAGCCAGAGCTGGCCCTGCGAGCCCTGCATCAATAG
- a CDS encoding MauE/DoxX family redox-associated membrane protein, whose protein sequence is MESFLGLLVRVALAALLAAAGIGKLRDRRRFDGTVLDYRLLPPRLALRLAAPLPWVELALGVGLLAGVRQAGLAAALLFGVYGVAMAVNLARGRRLIDCGCGDEPQRLNGWLVLRNVLLAAAALLAG, encoded by the coding sequence ATGGAATCGTTCCTCGGTCTGCTCGTCCGGGTCGCACTCGCCGCGCTGCTCGCCGCGGCGGGCATCGGCAAGCTGCGCGACCGGCGCCGCTTCGACGGCACCGTCCTCGACTACCGCCTGCTGCCGCCGCGCCTCGCGCTGCGACTTGCGGCACCCCTGCCCTGGGTCGAACTGGCGCTCGGCGTGGGGCTCCTCGCCGGAGTCCGGCAGGCAGGCCTGGCGGCGGCGCTGCTGTTTGGCGTCTACGGCGTCGCGATGGCGGTCAACCTGGCGCGCGGGCGGCGCCTGATCGATTGCGGCTGCGGCGACGAACCGCAGCGGCTCAACGGCTGGCTCGTGCTCCGCAACGTGCTGCTCGCCGCGGCGGCGCTGCTCGCGGGGTAG
- a CDS encoding class I SAM-dependent methyltransferase — protein MQPAPRDSAGARTPAAGRPPPCVLHEDEHLLVVAKPSGWNTHAPAPHAGEGIYEWLRDREPRWSGLAIMHRLDRDTSGVLVFAKTTTANRSLTQQFSRGEALKRYLLLTDRPAPAGKLRVETGIRRAGAAYAATPAQPGERSAVTAFYPGTAPAGSQWTALRAEPLTGRTHQIRVHAAHAGFPVLGDTLYGGTAAPRLCLHAECISLRHPQTGDMVSFSAPAQFDTDLGTALRAAFIDPEDTDAWRVVHGAADAWPGCYVDRLGGFLLAQSEARPDADQQRRLMTPGTRGLYHRGLSREVRRLSVAQASPVHLAGEHADTLVVRENGVRFEMHLDDGYSTGLFLDQRDNRRRLLVNHVAAGFTPFPHGASGRRLLNAFAYTCGFSVCAALAGAVVTSLDLSKKYLDWGRRNFELNGLDTAHHDFIYGDVFDWLRRLQKKDRRFDAIVLDPPTFSQSKERGVFRAERDFGRLAAEALPLLEPGGVLLAATNAARVRPETFIATLRESARAVGRHAELEHYSPQPPDFPMTRAEPGHLKSVWLRIR, from the coding sequence ATGCAGCCTGCCCCGCGGGATTCAGCCGGAGCGCGCACGCCTGCCGCCGGGCGGCCGCCACCCTGCGTCCTGCACGAGGACGAGCATCTGCTGGTGGTCGCCAAACCGTCCGGCTGGAACACGCACGCGCCCGCGCCCCATGCGGGTGAGGGTATCTACGAATGGCTGCGCGACCGCGAGCCGCGCTGGTCCGGGCTGGCCATCATGCATCGCCTGGACAGGGATACATCCGGCGTGCTGGTGTTCGCGAAAACAACCACGGCGAACCGCTCCCTGACACAGCAGTTCAGCCGGGGGGAGGCCCTCAAGCGCTACCTGCTGCTGACCGATCGTCCGGCGCCGGCTGGCAAACTGCGGGTCGAGACCGGCATCCGCCGGGCGGGCGCCGCCTATGCAGCCACGCCGGCGCAACCGGGTGAGCGCAGCGCGGTGACGGCGTTTTACCCCGGGACCGCGCCGGCAGGCAGCCAGTGGACGGCACTGCGGGCCGAGCCGCTGACCGGGCGCACCCACCAGATCCGCGTGCACGCCGCACACGCGGGCTTTCCGGTGCTCGGCGACACGCTCTACGGCGGCACCGCGGCGCCGCGGCTGTGCCTGCACGCGGAATGCATCAGCCTGCGCCATCCGCAGACCGGCGACATGGTGAGCTTCTCAGCTCCGGCGCAATTCGACACCGACCTGGGTACGGCGCTGCGCGCGGCGTTCATCGACCCGGAGGACACCGACGCCTGGCGCGTCGTCCACGGCGCCGCCGACGCCTGGCCCGGCTGCTACGTGGACCGGCTCGGCGGGTTTCTGCTGGCGCAATCCGAGGCCCGGCCCGACGCCGATCAGCAACGCCGTCTCATGACGCCCGGCACGCGTGGCCTCTATCACCGTGGCTTGAGCCGCGAGGTTCGCCGCCTCAGCGTGGCGCAGGCATCGCCGGTGCATCTGGCGGGGGAACACGCCGACACACTCGTGGTTCGCGAAAACGGCGTGCGCTTCGAGATGCACCTCGATGACGGCTATTCGACCGGCCTGTTCCTCGACCAGCGCGACAACCGCCGCCGCCTGCTCGTGAACCACGTCGCGGCGGGCTTCACCCCGTTTCCGCACGGTGCATCAGGTCGGCGGCTGCTCAACGCCTTCGCCTATACCTGCGGCTTCTCGGTCTGCGCGGCACTCGCCGGTGCTGTCGTGACCTCGCTCGACCTGTCGAAGAAGTATCTCGACTGGGGACGGCGCAACTTCGAGTTGAACGGCCTCGATACGGCGCACCACGACTTCATCTACGGCGACGTCTTCGACTGGCTGCGTCGCCTGCAGAAAAAAGACCGGCGCTTCGACGCGATCGTGCTCGACCCGCCCACCTTCTCGCAATCGAAGGAGCGCGGCGTGTTCCGCGCCGAGCGTGATTTCGGGCGGCTCGCCGCGGAGGCGCTGCCGCTGCTCGAGCCGGGCGGCGTGCTGCTGGCCGCGACGAATGCCGCGCGAGTGCGCCCCGAGACGTTCATTGCAACGCTGCGCGAATCAGCCCGCGCCGTGGGTCGCCACGCCGAGCTCGAGCACTACTCGCCACAACCGCCTGACTTCCCGATGACCCGCGCAGAGCCGGGTCATCTCAAGTCTGTCTGGCTGCGGATACGCTGA
- a CDS encoding hemerythrin domain-containing protein gives MLTLNARTRVSELQAGPPGLMRTLMSTGLFREGDDPDVMVGELCWTFGFNPAILVMMLEAANVPDEVPPCDIAPFEAMPLLQLVEHIEQVHHQYLREALPRLTRMTTALAAATPGDERRVELDREMQVIAAELDGHLNHEEEALFPMVRDLATRGSITPTRCGSAVGGPIACMENEHEIAVKTLRRMRSLTDDFTAAADASAPWRELLGELARFDQDLREHMYKEDKVLFPRALDAESGTKAAATG, from the coding sequence ATGCTGACTTTGAATGCCCGCACCAGGGTCTCGGAGCTTCAGGCCGGCCCGCCGGGGCTGATGCGCACGCTGATGTCGACCGGCCTCTTCCGCGAAGGCGACGACCCGGACGTGATGGTCGGGGAGCTGTGCTGGACCTTCGGATTCAACCCCGCAATCCTGGTCATGATGCTAGAGGCGGCGAACGTGCCCGACGAAGTGCCGCCTTGCGACATCGCACCGTTCGAGGCGATGCCACTGCTCCAGCTGGTAGAGCACATCGAGCAGGTGCATCACCAGTACCTGCGCGAGGCCCTGCCCCGGCTGACCCGCATGACCACCGCGCTGGCGGCTGCCACGCCCGGCGATGAACGCCGCGTCGAGCTGGACCGGGAGATGCAGGTCATTGCCGCAGAACTCGATGGGCACCTCAACCATGAAGAAGAGGCGCTGTTCCCGATGGTGCGGGATCTCGCAACGCGCGGCAGCATTACCCCGACCCGCTGCGGCAGCGCGGTCGGCGGCCCGATTGCATGCATGGAAAACGAGCACGAGATCGCGGTGAAGACGCTGCGCAGAATGCGCTCGCTGACCGACGACTTCACCGCGGCCGCAGACGCCAGCGCACCGTGGCGCGAGCTGCTGGGAGAACTCGCCCGCTTCGATCAGGACCTGCGCGAACACATGTACAAGGAAGACAAGGTGCTGTTCCCACGCGCGCTCGACGCGGAGAGCGGGACGAAGGCCGCCGCAACCGGCTGA
- a CDS encoding methyltransferase domain-containing protein gives MALTWKEIAARDPLRLNLGCGNGCHPDRRYPNYVCVDLRPQAPCAVRHDLTHPLPLPDACVERIVSEHFLEHMDRGSIIAIFAECFRVLRPGSLARFAVPDYLHPRYRHCLDLGYDPRRRDHTVLTTRPLIEELVAASPFGVAQFHHFWRDGQFVERPIDYELGYIRRTPEHDPRNRSSGWREHVGRIVRDVGEYMRHGTRTTATHRDTRRYHRLYVTSLVFDLMRG, from the coding sequence ATGGCTCTGACATGGAAGGAGATCGCGGCTCGCGATCCCCTGCGACTCAATCTCGGCTGCGGGAACGGCTGCCACCCCGACCGCCGTTATCCGAACTACGTATGCGTGGATCTGCGCCCGCAGGCGCCGTGCGCGGTGCGCCACGACCTGACTCACCCGCTGCCGCTGCCCGATGCCTGTGTCGAGCGCATCGTCTCGGAGCATTTTCTCGAGCACATGGACCGCGGGAGCATTATTGCGATCTTCGCGGAATGCTTCCGCGTGTTACGCCCCGGCAGCCTCGCCCGCTTCGCCGTGCCCGATTATCTTCATCCGCGCTATCGCCACTGCCTCGACCTGGGCTACGACCCGCGGCGCCGTGACCACACCGTGCTCACGACCAGGCCGTTGATCGAGGAGTTGGTCGCGGCATCCCCGTTCGGCGTGGCGCAGTTTCATCACTTCTGGCGGGACGGGCAGTTCGTCGAACGGCCGATCGACTACGAGCTCGGCTACATCCGTCGTACGCCGGAGCATGATCCCCGCAACCGCAGTTCCGGGTGGCGTGAGCACGTCGGGCGCATCGTGCGGGACGTCGGTGAATACATGCGCCACGGAACCCGCACCACGGCAACGCACCGGGATACCCGCCGCTACCACCGGCTGTACGTGACCAGCCTCGTGTTTGATCTGATGCGGGGGTAA
- a CDS encoding type II toxin-antitoxin system RelE/ParE family toxin — protein sequence MLIVETPVFTRQVALLVSDEEYRAFQERLVANPEAGSLIPGGGGIRKIRMSLAGRGKRGGARVIYYWQARRDTIYMLLAYAKVVKTELSPREIRVLRDLVKALH from the coding sequence TTGCTGATCGTTGAGACGCCGGTGTTTACCCGGCAGGTCGCGCTGCTCGTCAGCGACGAGGAATATCGCGCGTTCCAGGAGAGGCTTGTCGCGAACCCTGAGGCTGGTTCTCTGATTCCGGGTGGTGGTGGAATCCGCAAGATACGGATGAGCCTGGCTGGGCGCGGCAAGCGGGGCGGGGCGCGGGTAATTTACTACTGGCAAGCGCGGCGGGACACGATCTACATGTTGCTTGCGTATGCCAAGGTCGTAAAGACGGAACTATCACCCCGGGAGATTCGCGTATTACGCGATCTCGTCAAAGCGTTGCACTGA
- a CDS encoding HD-GYP domain-containing protein, which yields MGPSPTQRLIPIRTEFLQPGMYVAELDRSWLHSPFRDAGFLITGQDQIEQLRQVCAYVYVDPALGDVAIGERLTKPPGVPPARPATPLNAARRLLQDALHEIAGIVRDARRQGKVDVAAVGACATLLADQVCSDAETLHLALRLEEYGGYLYRRAVGTAVVAVTLGRQIGLDRPALRGMAAGGLLLDIGKIAVPVPILAKPLALHEAEQAYVRRHVERGMELVAGSELPPRALEMIAGHHERTDGSGYPHQLRGTQIPLFARLAAIADAYDAMTLNRRYAAAISPHAALRQLDALRAERYDSALVNELVRALGLYPVGTLLELSDGRLGVVCGQQPRHPLQPHLVITHDGARRPLADPRVVTANGATEIVRSLPPSVATIDLGRLGSTLRSFHNAA from the coding sequence CCCGGCATGTACGTGGCTGAACTGGATCGGTCCTGGCTGCATTCGCCGTTCCGGGACGCCGGCTTCCTCATCACGGGCCAGGACCAGATCGAGCAACTGCGCCAGGTCTGCGCCTATGTCTACGTGGACCCGGCCCTCGGCGACGTGGCGATCGGCGAGCGCCTGACGAAGCCCCCGGGCGTGCCGCCGGCTCGTCCGGCCACGCCGCTCAACGCGGCGCGGCGCCTGTTACAGGACGCGCTGCATGAGATCGCGGGAATCGTCCGCGACGCACGCCGGCAGGGCAAGGTGGACGTTGCAGCCGTCGGCGCCTGCGCAACCCTGCTTGCCGATCAGGTGTGCAGCGATGCCGAAACGCTGCATCTCGCACTGCGGCTGGAGGAATACGGCGGTTACCTCTACCGCCGCGCTGTCGGCACGGCCGTGGTCGCGGTCACGCTCGGCCGGCAGATCGGCCTCGATCGTCCCGCGCTGCGCGGCATGGCGGCTGGCGGCCTGCTGCTCGACATCGGCAAGATCGCCGTGCCGGTACCGATCCTCGCCAAACCGCTTGCCCTCCACGAGGCCGAACAGGCGTACGTGCGCCGGCACGTCGAGCGCGGCATGGAACTCGTCGCCGGCAGCGAGCTGCCGCCGCGTGCCCTGGAGATGATCGCCGGGCATCATGAACGCACGGATGGCAGCGGCTATCCGCATCAGCTGCGTGGCACGCAGATCCCGCTGTTCGCGCGGCTGGCGGCGATCGCGGATGCCTATGACGCCATGACGCTGAACCGGCGTTACGCGGCCGCCATTTCCCCGCATGCAGCGCTGCGTCAGCTCGATGCCTTGCGCGCCGAGCGCTACGACTCCGCGCTGGTCAACGAGCTCGTGCGCGCACTGGGTCTGTACCCGGTCGGCACGCTGCTGGAGCTGTCCGACGGTCGGCTCGGCGTGGTGTGCGGGCAGCAACCGCGACACCCGCTGCAACCGCACCTGGTCATCACCCACGACGGCGCGCGCCGGCCGCTCGCCGACCCGCGTGTCGTCACCGCCAACGGCGCCACCGAGATCGTGCGCAGCCTGCCGCCAAGCGTCGCAACGATCGACCTCGGCCGCCTCGGATCCACCCTGCGCAGCTTCCACAACGCAGCCTGA